In one window of Candidatus Deferrimicrobiaceae bacterium DNA:
- the nuoK gene encoding NADH-quinone oxidoreductase subunit NuoK encodes MMEPSAYLVLSALLFGIGAIGVVVRKNALIILMSVELMLNGVNVALVATGSYLGDPTGGVFAFIVMTVAAAEAAVGLSILIAIYRIKETIDITELSVLKW; translated from the coding sequence ATGATGGAACCTTCCGCATACCTTGTCCTGTCAGCGCTGCTGTTCGGCATCGGCGCCATCGGCGTCGTGGTCCGTAAGAACGCCCTCATCATTTTGATGAGCGTCGAGCTGATGCTCAACGGAGTCAACGTGGCGCTCGTCGCAACCGGCTCCTACCTGGGCGATCCGACGGGCGGCGTGTTCGCCTTCATCGTCATGACGGTGGCCGCGGCCGAAGCCGCCGTCGGCTTATCGATTCTGATCGCGATCTACCGGATCAAGGAAACGATCGATATCACCGAGCTGAGCGTGCTGAAATGGTAA
- a CDS encoding NADH-quinone oxidoreductase subunit J has product MEPILFTLFGAVAVAGALMVVTRKSPMSAALSLILSLFAVAALFALRQAHFLAVIQVIVYAGAVIVLFIFVILLINVPQDKLPVEKMTVYRLLGVVTAGLFMVEAAVAGRRLSASPLAVKDSGSVEAIGHALFTDYLLAFEVTSVLLLAAVVGAVVLAKKKI; this is encoded by the coding sequence ATGGAACCCATTCTCTTTACCCTGTTCGGCGCCGTCGCGGTTGCGGGCGCGCTCATGGTCGTCACCCGCAAGAGCCCGATGTCCGCTGCCCTTTCGCTGATCCTGTCGCTCTTTGCGGTCGCCGCGCTCTTCGCCCTTCGTCAGGCGCACTTCCTGGCCGTGATCCAGGTGATCGTCTATGCCGGGGCGGTCATCGTCCTGTTCATCTTCGTCATCCTGCTGATCAACGTGCCGCAGGACAAGCTTCCGGTCGAGAAGATGACGGTTTACCGATTGCTCGGCGTCGTGACGGCCGGATTGTTCATGGTCGAGGCGGCGGTGGCCGGCCGGCGTCTCTCGGCCTCGCCCCTGGCCGTCAAGGATTCGGGTTCGGTCGAAGCCATCGGACACGCGCTTTTCACCGATTACCTGCTGGCCTTCGAGGTCACGTCGGTCCTGCTGCTCGCAGCGGTGGTCGGCGCGGTTGTCCTCGCGAAAAAGAAGATCTGA
- a CDS encoding NADH-quinone oxidoreductase subunit I, with product MTIGIKKVSRPENMSLSESLYLVEIVKGLGVTIGHLLHNLVHDEGIYTYEYPEERRVMPARFRGKHRLMKRPDGTPRCVACYCCQTACPANCITIVAGESPNPDIEKVPVSFDIDHLRCIFCGLCVEACPCDAIRMDTGWFTPPDDAREKFVFSIDDLLEK from the coding sequence ATGACCATCGGAATCAAGAAAGTCTCCCGGCCCGAAAACATGTCTCTCAGCGAGAGCCTTTATCTCGTCGAGATCGTCAAGGGCCTCGGCGTGACGATAGGGCACCTGCTGCACAACCTCGTTCACGACGAGGGAATCTACACCTACGAATACCCTGAGGAGCGGCGCGTCATGCCGGCCCGCTTTCGCGGCAAACACCGCCTGATGAAGCGGCCCGACGGCACGCCGCGCTGCGTCGCCTGCTATTGCTGCCAGACGGCCTGCCCGGCGAATTGCATCACGATCGTGGCCGGCGAGTCGCCCAACCCCGACATCGAGAAGGTGCCCGTCAGCTTCGACATCGATCACCTGCGCTGCATTTTCTGCGGGCTCTGCGTCGAGGCTTGCCCGTGCGATGCGATCCGGATGGACACGGGCTGGTTCACCCCGCCCGACGACGCCCGGGAAAAGTTCGTCTTCTCGATCGACGATCTCCTGGAGAAATAG
- the nuoH gene encoding NADH-quinone oxidoreductase subunit NuoH, with protein MLDLTVSVVRVLISMFFPLMLVPVLVWAERKGAGYIQDRRGPNRASIAGITLGGMFHPLADAIKFLFKEDFIPDHAHRLFYQMAPMFGVAAAFMTFAVVPFGPDVSIMGKSYALQGAPLNVGILYLFAMGGMAVYGVILAGYASGSKFPLLGSLRASAQMLSYEVTMGLSIIGILMVFQSVQLSEIVKGQGDLIFGFIPKWGIIVQPLGFIIFIVALYAESNRTPFDLPEGESELVAGYHTEYASFKFSMFMMAEYVHVVVGSAVITSLFFGGWQLPFLTDQGLGTPASLWVQLPSALVLLLRIGAFMAKLLFFAWLFIWVRWTIPRFRYDQVMRLGWKVMLPLSLINIFVTGLILLLIDRGRF; from the coding sequence ATGCTTGATCTGACGGTATCGGTCGTCCGTGTCCTCATATCGATGTTTTTCCCGCTCATGCTCGTGCCTGTCCTCGTCTGGGCAGAGCGCAAGGGCGCAGGCTACATCCAGGACCGCCGCGGCCCCAATCGCGCGTCCATCGCCGGGATCACGCTCGGCGGCATGTTCCACCCGCTGGCCGATGCGATCAAGTTCCTTTTCAAGGAAGATTTCATCCCCGACCACGCCCACCGGCTCTTCTACCAGATGGCGCCGATGTTCGGGGTTGCCGCGGCGTTCATGACGTTCGCGGTCGTGCCTTTCGGCCCCGATGTCAGCATCATGGGCAAGAGTTATGCGCTCCAGGGGGCGCCGCTCAACGTCGGCATTCTCTACCTGTTCGCGATGGGCGGGATGGCGGTCTACGGCGTCATCCTTGCCGGCTATGCCTCCGGGAGCAAATTCCCACTCCTCGGCAGCCTGCGCGCCTCGGCCCAGATGCTTTCCTACGAAGTCACGATGGGTCTATCCATCATCGGCATCCTGATGGTGTTCCAGTCGGTCCAGCTCTCCGAGATCGTCAAGGGTCAGGGCGACCTGATCTTCGGGTTTATCCCCAAGTGGGGCATCATCGTCCAGCCGCTCGGTTTCATCATCTTCATCGTCGCACTTTACGCAGAGTCCAACCGGACGCCCTTCGACCTTCCCGAAGGCGAATCCGAGCTCGTCGCGGGTTACCACACCGAGTACGCATCCTTCAAGTTTTCCATGTTCATGATGGCCGAATACGTCCATGTCGTGGTCGGGTCCGCCGTCATCACGTCGCTCTTCTTCGGCGGATGGCAGCTTCCGTTCCTCACCGACCAGGGCCTCGGGACTCCGGCCAGCCTCTGGGTGCAGCTCCCCTCCGCGCTGGTCCTGCTGCTCAGGATCGGGGCGTTCATGGCGAAGCTGCTCTTCTTCGCCTGGCTCTTCATCTGGGTCCGCTGGACGATCCCCCGGTTCCGGTACGACCAGGTCATGCGGCTGGGCTGGAAGGTGATGCTGCCGCTCTCGCTCATCAACATCTTCGTGACGGGGCTCATCCTGCTCCTGATCGATCGAGGCAGGTTCTAA
- a CDS encoding 2Fe-2S iron-sulfur cluster-binding protein: MPNITLNGIQVEVPEGTTILNAAKQVGIEIPTYCYHPKLPIAGSCRMCLVEVEKAPKLMTACSTTVTEGMVVYTDNEKVRKAVTGVLEFLLVNHPVDCPICDQAGECGLQDYYMKYGLHKSRFALEDKVRKTKHQDIGGQIMLDSERCILCSRCVRFLNEVTKTGELEICQRGNHSEISIFPGRPLDNNYTGNLADICPVGALTSKDFRFKCRVWFLASTKSVCTGCANGCNIDAYYRAETMYRVKPRQNDAVNQTWMCDFGRLEYKKANEARLVEPTLRQGGSDRTPGWDAALADVAYKFQEAIENGGAESVAVIASPKSSNESLFLLRRLAAEVLRTSNLAFTPRVAGDGFADDFLIKADKNPNSRGAKLVGISDADFDALLQKIADKKIKALLLFGNVLGDLGDNEVATLLSAVPFVAVVGSNESALSRAAQAVLPSATVFERGGTFTSFAGRVQRFFAGIPLRGNARPEIEIVAGIANRLGAGWKDDDEAAVFSALAAVLPPFSGMTYETLGEQGQNVSEAGNA; the protein is encoded by the coding sequence ATGCCTAATATCACACTGAACGGTATCCAGGTCGAGGTCCCCGAAGGGACCACCATCCTCAATGCGGCCAAGCAGGTCGGGATCGAGATCCCGACCTACTGCTACCATCCGAAGCTGCCCATCGCCGGGAGCTGCCGAATGTGCCTGGTCGAGGTCGAGAAGGCGCCCAAGCTGATGACCGCCTGCTCCACGACGGTCACCGAGGGGATGGTCGTCTATACCGACAACGAGAAGGTGCGCAAGGCGGTCACCGGCGTCCTCGAGTTCCTGCTCGTCAACCACCCGGTCGACTGCCCCATCTGCGACCAGGCGGGCGAGTGCGGGCTGCAGGACTACTACATGAAGTACGGGCTCCACAAGAGCCGGTTTGCGCTCGAAGACAAGGTGCGCAAGACCAAGCACCAGGACATCGGCGGGCAGATCATGCTCGATTCCGAGCGGTGCATCCTCTGTTCCCGTTGCGTGCGCTTCCTCAACGAAGTCACCAAGACGGGCGAGCTCGAAATCTGCCAGCGGGGCAACCACTCCGAGATCTCGATCTTCCCGGGGCGGCCGCTCGACAACAACTACACCGGCAACCTGGCCGACATCTGCCCGGTCGGCGCCCTGACGAGCAAGGACTTCCGCTTCAAGTGCCGCGTCTGGTTCCTCGCCTCCACGAAGTCGGTCTGCACCGGCTGCGCGAACGGGTGCAACATCGACGCGTACTATCGCGCCGAGACGATGTACCGCGTCAAGCCACGGCAGAACGACGCCGTCAACCAGACCTGGATGTGCGATTTCGGGCGTCTCGAATACAAGAAGGCCAACGAGGCGCGGCTCGTCGAGCCGACGCTTCGGCAGGGCGGCTCCGACCGGACCCCGGGGTGGGACGCTGCCCTCGCGGACGTGGCCTACAAGTTCCAGGAGGCCATCGAGAACGGCGGGGCCGAATCGGTCGCCGTGATCGCCTCGCCAAAGTCCTCCAACGAATCGCTTTTCCTTCTCAGGCGTCTGGCGGCCGAGGTCCTGCGCACGTCGAACCTGGCGTTCACGCCCAGGGTCGCGGGCGACGGCTTCGCCGACGACTTCCTCATCAAGGCTGACAAGAACCCCAACAGCCGGGGCGCGAAGCTGGTCGGCATCTCCGACGCCGACTTCGACGCCCTGCTCCAGAAGATCGCAGACAAGAAGATCAAGGCGCTGCTGCTGTTCGGGAACGTGCTGGGAGACTTGGGCGACAACGAAGTCGCCACGCTGCTGTCGGCCGTGCCGTTCGTTGCCGTGGTCGGATCGAACGAGAGCGCCCTTTCCCGGGCGGCTCAGGCGGTCCTCCCCTCGGCCACGGTTTTCGAACGCGGTGGGACGTTCACCAGCTTCGCGGGGCGCGTGCAGCGCTTCTTCGCGGGCATTCCCCTTCGCGGCAACGCCAGGCCCGAGATCGAGATCGTGGCCGGCATCGCAAACCGGCTTGGCGCCGGATGGAAAGACGACGACGAGGCTGCCGTGTTCTCGGCGCTTGCCGCCGTACTGCCGCCGTTCTCCGGAATGACCTACGAGACGCTCGGCGAGCAAGGCCAGAACGTGTCGGAGGCCGGAAATGCTTGA
- the nuoF gene encoding NADH-quinone oxidoreductase subunit NuoF — translation MELVLTTHFGNDQYRAIGTYQELGGYAAQRKAYTMTPDAIMDEVKKASLRGRGGAGFPAGVKWGFLPKNDRPRVLVVNADEGEPGTFKDRLIMSRGPHLLVEGIAIAAFALNAHQAYIYIRGEFVREARILNEAIDEAYSKGYLGKNILGSGFDLDLTVHRGAGAYVCGEETSLINSLEGKRGWPRLKPPFPAVVGAFGLPTIVNNVETLADVPWIINNGGEKFAALGSEKNGGTRLIGVSGWVEKPGVYELPCGTNLKDIIYKHCGGIKDGKALKAVIPGGSSTAILRPDEIDVAYDIESMAKIGSASGSGGIIVIPEGTCMVRILNVLMNFYAHESCGQCTPCREGTGWFKTIVTRIENGKGKQGDIELLLDLCDNMMGRTICPLSEAASVPVKSFLAKFRDEFEQHIRDQKCPYGNKFQSAHA, via the coding sequence ATGGAACTCGTCCTGACTACCCATTTCGGAAACGACCAGTACCGCGCCATCGGCACCTACCAGGAGCTGGGCGGTTACGCGGCGCAGCGCAAGGCCTATACCATGACGCCCGACGCGATCATGGACGAGGTCAAGAAGGCCAGCTTGCGCGGGCGCGGCGGCGCAGGCTTCCCGGCCGGCGTCAAGTGGGGCTTCCTGCCCAAGAACGACCGTCCCCGCGTCCTTGTCGTCAACGCCGACGAAGGCGAGCCGGGCACGTTCAAGGACCGCCTCATCATGTCGCGCGGGCCGCACCTGCTCGTCGAGGGCATCGCGATCGCGGCGTTCGCCCTCAACGCCCACCAGGCCTACATCTACATCCGCGGCGAGTTCGTCCGCGAGGCGCGCATCCTCAACGAAGCGATCGACGAGGCGTATTCCAAGGGCTACCTTGGCAAGAACATTTTGGGCAGCGGGTTCGACCTCGACCTCACGGTCCACCGCGGGGCCGGCGCCTACGTCTGCGGCGAGGAAACCTCGCTCATCAACTCGCTCGAGGGCAAGCGGGGCTGGCCTCGTCTCAAGCCGCCGTTCCCTGCCGTCGTCGGCGCCTTCGGCCTTCCCACCATCGTCAACAACGTCGAGACGCTGGCCGATGTCCCCTGGATCATCAACAACGGCGGCGAGAAATTCGCAGCGCTCGGAAGCGAGAAGAACGGCGGCACGCGCCTCATCGGCGTCTCGGGCTGGGTCGAGAAGCCGGGCGTCTACGAGCTGCCGTGCGGCACCAACCTCAAGGACATCATCTACAAGCACTGCGGGGGCATCAAGGACGGAAAGGCGCTCAAGGCGGTCATCCCGGGCGGCTCGTCTACCGCGATCCTGCGGCCCGACGAGATCGACGTCGCCTACGACATCGAGTCGATGGCCAAGATCGGCAGCGCGTCGGGGTCGGGCGGCATCATCGTCATCCCCGAGGGCACCTGCATGGTGCGCATCCTCAACGTCCTGATGAACTTCTACGCGCACGAGTCCTGCGGCCAGTGCACGCCGTGCCGCGAGGGCACGGGCTGGTTCAAGACCATCGTCACCCGGATCGAGAACGGCAAGGGGAAGCAGGGCGATATCGAGCTGCTGCTCGACCTTTGCGACAACATGATGGGCCGCACCATCTGCCCGCTCTCCGAGGCGGCCAGCGTGCCGGTCAAGTCGTTCCTCGCCAAGTTCCGCGACGAATTCGAACAACACATCCGCGACCAGAAATGCCCATACGGGAACAAATTCCAGAGTGCCCATGCCTAA
- the nuoE gene encoding NADH-quinone oxidoreductase subunit NuoE — MSVAFSEENQKEFERLLTRYPDREAVILPALHLVQQQYGDVTSEGIEYVAGLLGLSAARIEGVATFYTMYNRKPVGKYHVQVCRNIACSLLGAEHLIDHVSGKLGVKPGQTTADGKFTLAKVECLGACGTAPVMMINDDYYENLTAAKIDSILDGLK, encoded by the coding sequence GTGAGCGTCGCATTTTCCGAAGAGAACCAGAAGGAATTCGAGCGGCTCCTGACCCGTTACCCGGACCGGGAGGCGGTGATCCTGCCCGCCCTGCACCTGGTCCAGCAGCAATACGGCGACGTGACCAGCGAGGGCATCGAATATGTCGCCGGGCTGCTCGGCCTTTCGGCCGCACGCATCGAGGGCGTCGCCACCTTCTACACGATGTACAACCGCAAGCCGGTGGGCAAGTACCATGTCCAGGTCTGCCGAAACATCGCCTGCTCGCTCCTGGGCGCCGAGCACCTGATCGACCACGTTTCCGGCAAGCTGGGCGTAAAGCCCGGCCAGACGACGGCCGACGGAAAGTTCACGCTGGCCAAGGTCGAGTGTTTGGGCGCCTGCGGAACCGCCCCGGTCATGATGATCAACGACGATTACTACGAGAACCTGACGGCGGCGAAGATCGATTCGATCCTCGACGGTCTCAAGTAG
- the nuoD gene encoding NADH dehydrogenase (quinone) subunit D, whose translation MAELIARQRTHDKLDLQTEPMRINIGPSHPATHATLRFITELDGETVLKLEPEFGYLHRGFEKECEAATWTQVVAYTDRLNYVSPLANNIGYAMAVEKLCGLQVTERCQYVRVILAELNRIMDHLVCVCTNVLDMGALTNFWYFWAPREEIYKLIEEVCGSRLTTTFARIGGFAADVPEGWTDRVRAFIEGPILKALADVNALLTKNRIFIERAKDVGPITAEKAIALGFTGPCLRATGVPLDLRKDQPYLVYDRFDFDIPVGETGDTLDRYMVRMEEMRQSVRIIGQALDQLPGGPINIDDPRFMIPRKDDVYGNIEGLMNHFKFIMEGIQVPAGEVYDATETANGELGFYIVSKGGGGPYKIKVRPPCLNMFQGMPTLCEGQMLADLVAVLGSVNIIAGELDR comes from the coding sequence ATGGCAGAACTCATCGCAAGACAGAGGACCCACGACAAGCTCGACCTCCAGACCGAGCCGATGCGGATCAACATCGGCCCGTCGCATCCGGCGACCCACGCGACGCTCCGCTTCATCACCGAGCTCGACGGCGAGACGGTCCTGAAGCTCGAGCCCGAGTTCGGGTACCTGCACCGCGGCTTCGAAAAAGAGTGCGAGGCGGCAACCTGGACCCAGGTCGTGGCCTACACCGACCGGCTGAACTACGTTTCCCCGTTGGCCAACAACATCGGCTACGCGATGGCCGTCGAAAAGCTTTGCGGCCTCCAAGTGACCGAACGGTGTCAGTATGTCCGTGTCATCCTCGCCGAGCTCAACCGGATCATGGACCATCTCGTGTGTGTCTGCACCAACGTGCTCGACATGGGGGCGCTCACGAATTTCTGGTATTTCTGGGCTCCGCGCGAGGAGATCTACAAGCTTATCGAGGAAGTCTGCGGTTCCCGGCTCACGACTACTTTTGCCCGCATCGGCGGGTTTGCGGCCGATGTCCCCGAGGGTTGGACCGATCGGGTTCGCGCGTTCATCGAGGGGCCGATCCTCAAGGCACTGGCCGACGTCAACGCGCTGCTCACCAAGAACCGGATCTTCATAGAGCGGGCAAAAGATGTCGGTCCGATCACGGCCGAGAAGGCGATCGCGCTCGGTTTCACCGGCCCCTGCCTGCGGGCGACCGGCGTGCCGCTCGACCTGCGCAAGGACCAGCCCTACCTGGTCTACGACCGGTTCGATTTCGATATTCCCGTCGGCGAGACCGGGGACACGCTCGACCGCTACATGGTCCGTATGGAAGAGATGCGGCAGTCCGTCCGGATCATCGGGCAGGCGCTTGACCAGCTTCCGGGCGGGCCGATCAACATCGACGATCCCCGGTTCATGATCCCGCGCAAGGACGACGTCTATGGCAACATCGAAGGGCTGATGAACCACTTCAAGTTCATCATGGAGGGGATCCAGGTCCCCGCGGGCGAGGTATACGACGCCACCGAGACCGCCAACGGCGAGCTGGGCTTCTATATCGTGAGCAAGGGCGGAGGCGGCCCATACAAGATCAAGGTGCGGCCCCCCTGCCTCAACATGTTCCAGGGGATGCCGACCCTTTGCGAGGGGCAGATGCTTGCCGACCTCGTAGCCGTCCTGGGCAGCGTCAATATCATCGCAGGGGAGCTTGACCGGTGA
- a CDS encoding NADH-quinone oxidoreductase subunit C — MTEQRNKIVLEKLASHFGNAILATHSDFGDATAQVARERIVEICTFLRDDPDMRFNFAMDLTGVDYLGEEPRFEVVYHLFSLEHKSRLRIKARVSAEDPTIDSVAGVWTGMNWYEREAFDMYGIRFNNHPDLRRILNPETFVGYPLRKDYPKKKRQPTIGPEE, encoded by the coding sequence ATGACCGAACAGCGAAACAAGATCGTTCTCGAGAAGTTGGCGTCGCATTTCGGAAATGCGATCCTGGCCACCCATTCCGACTTCGGAGACGCCACGGCTCAGGTCGCACGCGAGCGGATCGTCGAGATCTGCACGTTCCTCCGCGACGATCCTGACATGCGCTTCAACTTTGCGATGGACCTGACCGGCGTCGATTACCTCGGCGAGGAGCCCCGCTTCGAGGTGGTCTATCACCTCTTTTCCCTGGAGCACAAGAGCCGGCTCCGGATCAAGGCGCGCGTTTCGGCCGAAGACCCGACGATCGACTCCGTTGCCGGTGTCTGGACCGGGATGAACTGGTACGAGCGGGAAGCTTTCGACATGTACGGCATCCGCTTCAACAATCATCCCGACCTGCGGCGCATCCTGAATCCCGAAACGTTCGTCGGCTACCCGCTCCGCAAGGATTACCCGAAAAAGAAGCGTCAGCCCACCATCGGACCGGAAGAGTAA
- the nuoB gene encoding NADH-quinone oxidoreductase subunit NuoB, which produces MAVESQAQPGGGAPAYSLTTFESLLAWGRKYSLYPFTFATACCGIEVMAVLGTHYDASRFGAEVVRFSPRQADVLLVAGTINYKMAPVLKRIYQQMLEPKWVVSMGACACSGGFYNNYSVLQGIDQILPVDVYIPGCPPTPESVIDAIVNLQKLIETGAPRAAERWAAEGRTV; this is translated from the coding sequence ATGGCAGTAGAATCGCAGGCGCAACCGGGCGGCGGCGCCCCCGCCTATTCGCTGACCACGTTCGAATCGCTGCTCGCCTGGGGGCGGAAGTATTCGCTCTACCCCTTTACGTTCGCAACGGCATGCTGCGGCATCGAGGTGATGGCGGTGCTCGGCACCCATTACGATGCTTCGCGCTTCGGAGCCGAGGTCGTCCGTTTCTCCCCCCGCCAGGCCGACGTGCTGCTCGTGGCCGGAACCATCAACTACAAGATGGCGCCTGTCCTCAAGCGCATCTACCAGCAGATGCTCGAGCCCAAGTGGGTCGTGTCGATGGGCGCTTGCGCCTGTTCGGGCGGCTTCTACAACAACTACAGCGTCCTCCAGGGAATCGACCAGATCCTCCCGGTCGACGTCTACATCCCCGGATGCCCCCCCACCCCCGAAAGCGTCATCGACGCGATCGTGAATCTCCAGAAACTCATCGAAACCGGCGCCCCGCGCGCGGCCGAACGCTGGGCCGCCGAAGGTCGGACGGTCTGA
- the ndhC gene encoding NADH-quinone oxidoreductase subunit A — MTGYLSTIQFSNPYFPVLLMLVIAVAMSIGFVALSQALGVKRYDKVKFDVYECGVDPFTGSQIRVSVKFYLIAILFLLFDLESAFLYPWAILFRSLGLFGFVEMVVFLGILLVGLIYVWKKGALEWQ, encoded by the coding sequence ATGACCGGTTACCTGTCCACGATCCAGTTTTCGAACCCGTACTTCCCGGTTCTGTTGATGCTGGTCATCGCAGTCGCGATGTCGATCGGTTTCGTTGCGCTTTCGCAGGCGCTTGGCGTCAAGCGATACGACAAGGTCAAGTTCGACGTCTACGAGTGCGGCGTCGACCCGTTCACCGGTTCCCAGATCCGGGTGTCCGTCAAGTTCTACCTTATCGCCATCCTGTTCCTGCTGTTCGATCTCGAGTCCGCGTTCCTTTACCCATGGGCGATCCTCTTCCGGTCGCTCGGGCTGTTCGGTTTCGTCGAAATGGTTGTCTTTCTCGGCATCCTTCTTGTCGGGTTGATCTACGTCTGGAAAAAGGGAGCTCTGGAATGGCAGTAG
- a CDS encoding NADH-quinone oxidoreductase subunit N, producing the protein MLLDNLGSIQYFLPEFALTATVLLLVLVHVAGKDRTSSSAAILSLVGVGAALVLASISAPGNGSGLFEGMVATDAFATFFKVLMSLTTLFVILMSVQSKDLCGRTQAEYYIFLVSVLLGMFTLVSSTDLVMLYVSLELVSIPSYLLAGYLKGEKKSTEAAMKYVVYGGTASGSMIYGFSLLFGVSGSTHFSEIARVLASGTVPLVPVALSVALVTVGFGYKIAAVPFHMWSPDVYEGAPTPITAFLSVGPKAAGFGLLIRFFFSNFAAQDAVTGLWKATAAVDWPMLFAVLSAVTMTVGNLVAIKQTNVKRLLAYSSIAHAGYMLMGFVVLSPLGVQAILFYLVTYLFMNLGAFYIVLLVANRTNSEEIENYRGMGSRSAFLAVAFALFLFSLTGIPPFAGFIGKVYLFAALVSKGIYWLAIVAALNSAVSLYYYARVVKAMFLDKAVDTTELSVSPLASALVLIFMVPTVLLGVYWEPVIRMAAEASSKLSAF; encoded by the coding sequence ATGTTGCTCGACAACCTCGGCTCCATCCAATATTTCCTTCCCGAGTTCGCGCTGACGGCGACCGTGCTCCTGCTTGTCCTCGTCCACGTGGCCGGAAAGGATCGCACATCCTCCTCGGCCGCGATTCTTTCGCTGGTCGGCGTGGGGGCGGCGCTGGTCCTGGCGAGCATCTCCGCGCCGGGGAACGGGTCGGGGCTCTTCGAGGGCATGGTCGCCACCGACGCCTTCGCCACCTTCTTCAAGGTGCTGATGTCGCTGACCACGCTTTTCGTCATCCTGATGTCGGTCCAGAGCAAGGATCTTTGCGGGCGTACCCAAGCCGAATACTACATCTTCCTCGTTTCCGTGCTTCTGGGGATGTTTACCCTGGTTTCCTCGACCGACCTCGTCATGCTCTACGTCTCGCTCGAGCTCGTGTCGATCCCGTCCTATCTTCTGGCCGGCTACCTGAAGGGCGAGAAGAAATCGACCGAGGCCGCGATGAAATACGTGGTCTACGGCGGCACCGCCTCGGGCTCCATGATCTACGGCTTCTCCTTGCTGTTCGGCGTGTCGGGGTCGACCCACTTCTCCGAGATCGCCCGGGTGCTGGCCTCTGGCACCGTCCCGCTCGTTCCGGTCGCGCTTTCGGTTGCACTGGTCACGGTCGGCTTCGGTTACAAGATCGCGGCGGTCCCGTTCCACATGTGGAGCCCCGACGTTTACGAAGGCGCTCCCACGCCGATCACCGCGTTCCTCTCGGTCGGTCCCAAGGCCGCGGGCTTCGGGCTTCTCATCCGATTCTTCTTCTCGAATTTCGCCGCACAGGACGCGGTCACGGGCCTCTGGAAAGCCACCGCAGCCGTCGACTGGCCGATGCTCTTCGCGGTGCTGTCGGCCGTCACGATGACCGTCGGCAACCTGGTCGCGATCAAGCAGACTAACGTCAAGCGGCTGCTCGCCTACTCCTCGATCGCCCACGCCGGCTACATGCTGATGGGCTTCGTGGTGCTTTCACCTCTGGGCGTCCAGGCCATCCTCTTCTATCTCGTCACCTACCTGTTCATGAATCTCGGCGCCTTCTACATCGTTCTCCTGGTCGCGAACCGGACCAATAGCGAAGAGATCGAGAACTACCGGGGCATGGGAAGCCGCTCGGCGTTCCTGGCAGTCGCGTTCGCCCTGTTTCTCTTCTCCTTGACCGGAATCCCGCCGTTCGCCGGGTTCATCGGCAAGGTCTACCTGTTCGCCGCCCTCGTCTCCAAGGGCATCTACTGGCTGGCCATCGTCGCAGCGCTCAACAGCGCCGTCTCGCTTTACTATTACGCGCGTGTCGTCAAGGCGATGTTCCTCGATAAGGCGGTCGATACGACCGAGCTTTCCGTTTCTCCGCTGGCCTCCGCGCTGGTCCTGATTTTCATGGTCCCGACCGTGTTGCTTGGTGTATATTGGGAACCCGTTATCCGCATGGCCGCCGAAGCATCCAGCAAATTGAGCGCGTTCTAG